One genomic region from Phycodurus eques isolate BA_2022a chromosome 16, UOR_Pequ_1.1, whole genome shotgun sequence encodes:
- the kank2 gene encoding KN motif and ankyrin repeat domain-containing protein 2, translating into MAQVLHMDPGFPGKLSSPAAPSLHGKEQEAPYSVETPYGYRLDLDFLKYVNDIEKGNTIKKVPVQRRPRYGSLPRGGYGYAGSWWTSTESLCSNASVDSRQSSFSYCAPGYHTAHRPNFSTARVEKTLLDARRKLEEEKEGRRFSNLGSMHSSVVGSNTSISSAHSFNRAHGGGGGGGTFTPMSSGLSTPVTPTPAHLQHVREQMAAALRKIRDLEEQVKTIPVLQVKISVLQEEKRQLSVQLKSQKFLGHTMGFNRGRSRGELYIDIPEEEASVGEKGANKTSAPMSPTTPEGSKQDSGCEIEDTVIVAGARPDAKRELRTIGVGPEGQKSSRQVGVGVREVDLGLLPEAEALKNQVVHLEGQLKKMMAELHAAQLQATSTQKDEGPRAERPVMATTMGWQELQDGNLQTVVSFTQQSPHREQRTVGIQVYTLEQPTVVEVGTLLRAVSCSSPSPLFGGHHRGQTDSSTEVPAGLPIAVSSKQVRDILKSELSTSVPVSNPGVAVGTAGKQIAAVYVKENETRLEAGAETLQDGRTAASSPQSSLRSIMKRKAEGEPGSPSTKKNLQFIGVNGGYESTSSDDSSGSDEESDSSEYHEAREKLSESTAEHQQASRPLEGDDVPQRATVRPAAEGPDSPPTTADATQLSRATETAAPECSSRTSPPGASPAPPCPANNSACQETVSPTSATSTESESPVAFSAAPQCGAQSPDVARQHADTVAPSSQSESEPTSLGVPAKQVRLELSDSLMSALRGLQKVLGEPKAFSQQGAREAYTSVLQEWLRVSCHKAADAAAVRAYMDAFAAVSPQLLEFVINMADGNGNTALHYTVSHSNFPVVKLLLDTGLCNADKQNKAGYTAIMLTALAAFHSDGDLQAVLQLLCTGDVNAKASQAGQTALMLAVSHGRGDMVRALLSCGAQVNIRDEDGSTALMCACEHGHVDIVRQLLSVPGCDATLTDNDGSTALSIALEASQNDIAVLLYAHLNFAKPPSPVSPKPPLLGSSPPASETK; encoded by the exons ATGGCTCAAGTGCTGCATATGGACCCGGGCTTTCCAG GGAAGCTCAGCTCGCCAGCTGCCCCCTCCCTGCACGGCAAGGAGCAGGAGGCGCCTTACTCAGTGGAGACCCCCTATGGCTACCGTCTGGACCTGGACTTCCTCAAATATGTCAACGATATCGAGAAGGGAAACACCATCAAGAAGGTGCCCGTTCAGCGGCGGCCGCGCTACGGCTCGCTGCCCCGCGGCGGCTACGGTTACGCCGGCTCCTGGTGGACCTCCACGGAGTCTCTGTGCTCCAATGCCAGCGTGGACAGTCGGCAATCCAGCTTCTCCTACTGCGCTCCGGGCTACCACACCGCACACCGCCCCAACTTCAGCACTGCCCGCGTGGAGAAGACCTTGTTGGATGCGCGCAGAaagctggaggaggagaaagaaggaaggaggTTTTCCAACCTGGGCAGCATGCACAGCAGCGTGGTAGGCTCCAACACCTCCATCAGCAGTGCGCACAGCTTCAACCGGGCCCacggaggcggaggaggaggaggaacctTCACTCCTATGAGTTCCGGCCTGTCCACCCCGGTGACGCCGACCCCGGCCCACTTGCAGCACGTCCGGGAGCAGATGGCTGCCGCTCTCAGGAAGATCCGAGACCTGGAGGAGCAGGTGAAGACCATACCTGTGCTCCAGGTGAAGATCTCTGTGCTGCAGGAAGAGAAGCGACAGCTTAGCGTCCAACTGAAAAGCCAGAAGTTTCTGGGCCACACGATGGGCTTCAACCGAGGTCGGAGCCGAGGAGAGCTGTACATCGACATCCCGGAAGAAGAGGCGAGCGTGGGAGAGAAGGGTGCCAACAAGACATCAGCGCCCATGTCTCCTACCACACCGGAGGGCTCCAAACAAGACTCGGGATGCGAGATTGAGGACACGGTTATCGTGGCTGGTGCCAGACCGGATGCCAAACGGGAGCTGCGCACCATTGGAGTGGGACCGGAGGGCCAGAAGAGCAGTCGCCAGGTTGGGGTGGGTGTTCGGGAGGTGGATCTGGGGTTACTGCCCGAGGCCGAAGCTCTGAAGAACCAAGTGGTTCATCTGGAGGGTCAGCTGAAAAAAATGATGGCGGAGCTGCACGCCGCGCAGCTGCAAGCGACGTCCACCCAGAAGGACGAGGGCCCTCGGGCCGAGCGCCCTGTGATGGCCACCACCATGGGCTGGCAGGAGCTACAGGACGGCAACCTGCAGACTGTGGTCAGCTTCACACAGCAGTCCCCGCACAGGGAACAGAGAACTGTTGGCATCCAAGTGTACACGCTGGAACAGCCCACTGTGGTGGAGGTGGGCACTCTGCTCCGAGCGGTCAGCTGCAGCTCCCCCTCACCGCTATTTGGGGGCCACCACAGAGGGCAAACTGACAGCTCGACAG AAGTCCCAGCGGGGTTGCCAATCGCAGTCAGCTCCAAGCAGGTGCGCGACATCCTCAAGAGCGAGTTGTCCACCTCGGTGCCCGTATCCAACCCCGGTGTCGCCGTCGGCACCGCAGGCAAGCAGATTGCTGCCGTGTACGTCAAAGAGAATGAGACGCGCCTGGAAGCCGGCGCAGAGACGCTTCAAGACGGCCGCACAGCAG CCTCGTCTCCCCAGTCCTCTCTGAGGTCCATCATGAAGCGGAAAGCAGAGGGGGAACCCGGCTCACCATCTACCAAGAAAAACCTCCAGTTCATTGGCGTCAATGGAGG GTACGAGTCGACGTCGTCGGACGACAGCAGCGGCTCGGACGAGGAGAGCGACTCTAGCGAGTATCACGAAGCCCGGGAAAAACTGTCAGAGTCCACGGCCGAGCACCAGCAAGCCTCCCGGCCTCTAGAGGGCGATGACGTACCTCAGCGGGCGACCGTCCGACCGGCGGCCGAGGGCCCCGACTCTCCGCCTACAACCGCGGACGCAACTCAACTGTCACGAGCGACCGAGACTGCAGCTCCAGAATGTTCATCCCGGACATCGCCGCCTGGCGCCAGCCCGGCTCCCCCGTGCCCAGCAAACAACTCTGCCTGCCAGGAGACTGTCAGTCCGACATCAGCCACCAGCACTGAATCCGAGTCGCCCGTTGCCTTCTCAGCAGCCCCTCAATGTGGCGCTCAAAGTCCAGACGTCGCCAGGCAACACGCGGACACCGTGGCCCCCTCGAGCCAATCGGAATCCGAGCCTACGTCTTTGGGCGTCCCCGCGAAACAAGTCAG GTTGGAACTAAGCGACAGCCTGATGTCAGCTCTTCGTGGCCTTCAAAAGGTCCTCGGGGAGCCTAAGGCCTTCAGCCAACAAGGAGCG AGGGAGGCGTACACCAGCGTGCTGCAGGAGTGGCTGCGCGTGTCCTGCCACAAGGCAGCGGACGCGGCGGCGGTCCGGGCCTACATGGACGCCTTCGCCGCCGTCTCGCCTCAGCTGCTGGAGTTTGTCATCAACATGGCGGACGGCAACGGGAACACGGCGCTGCACTACACCGTCTCGCACTCTAACTTCCCGGTGGTGAAACTGCTGCTCGACACCG GTTTGTGTAATGCCGATAAGCAGAACAAGGCGGGCTACACGGCCATCATGCTCACCGCTCTGGCCGCGTTCCACTCAGACGGCGACCTTCAAGCTGTCCTGCAGCTGCTGTGCACCGGGGACGTCAACGCCAAGGCCAGCCAG GCCGGTCAGACGGCGCTGATGCTGGCGGTCAGCCACGGCCGAGGGGACATGGTGCGGGCCCTTCTGTCCTGCGGGGCCCAGGTCAACATCCGCGACGAGGACGGCTCCACGGCGCTCATGTGCGCCTGCGAGCACGGTCACGTGGACATCGTGCGGCAGCTACTGTCTGTGCCCGGCTGTGACGCCACCCTCACTGATAAC GATGGCAGCACAGCGCTCTCCATTGCCCTGGAGGCCAGCCAGAACGACATCGCCGTGCTTCTGTATGCCCACCTCAACTTCGCTAAGCCTCCTTCCCCT GTTTCTCCGAAACCTCCTCTGCTGGGCTCCTCCCCCCCTGCCAGTGAAACAAAATGA